The region aaaaataaaaataaaaaccataacTGAACGTTACATCCACTCTGCAGTATGATCTTGAACAAAGATGAGCAAAGGCCTCATGGGTACATAATTCAAGTTAGACCTCATGGGTGGATCGGGAATTATCTGTGGAGGAATGAGCAGAAGATCCAAGACCTGAATTCTGTGATGTAAACAAGTTCGGATATGAGAAATACGGGTCATCATCCATTGAAGGTAATCTCTGGGGCTGGTGATGAGCAAGCTCATTTTCAAAACCATGATCATTGGTAAGAGAGGAATCAAAATCCACTTTGTGTGTGTCAAAACTTGATGTCTCTGATCTCCGGAAGTCTTCACCATCTTGATGGGACTCAGGGGAGTTTAAAACATCATTGGAATTGCCAAACAAGCTTTGATGATCAAAATGTGGGTTTTCCTTAGAACCTGTCTGGTCAGGAACATCGTTATCAAACCGCTCCTCACAGCTATTCTCAACGAACTGGTCGCTACTTTTCTTGGTGAGCTCATCGATTCTGACCTTTGCAAGGCTAGCGGCTGAGCGAGCTGCGGCTGCTGCACGTTCAGCACTTTCTGCAGCAGCCTGAGCTGCAGCCAAGACATCCTGCAAGTCCACGTTGGCCTCACTTTTTGCTCTTGAGAGAGTGGCTGGTGGGTTACTATGTGTTGCAGAAAATGATGCAGAAGATAAGGATGGAGGAGAGATAAATGGCAGGAATTGTTTATCCTCTCCACCACCAACTGGAACACTAGGTTGTTCATTTTCGTTCTCCACTGATCTTTCTTGCATCACTTCCTCAGGTTCAAAATGCGGCTCCTGTGATGGATTTTCAATAACTCCAGAATGCTTTGGTGATTCATGACCAATATTAGGATGTGGAGCAGCTTGAAAAGATGGGAACACTGCTGGCGCTGAAGCAACACTTGCGCTTGACTGTAATGATGACTTAGGAACTTCGGGAAGATCTAACACATCAAAGCCGGAATCAGACTCTGGCTGTTCTTTGTAGGGTTGTTCAGGGGTAGAATACAATGTCTCATCATGTTTTTCTTGAGGAAGGGGCAATTTAGACCCACTTACAAACTGTGTTGAGCCGttctgaaaagaaaatgaaatgtgAGGGACGAAGAGAGATAACAAAGGATTTGAGAATAGATAAGAGTATGAGGCAGGCAAGTATTTCACATACCAATAAATCTTCATGAGTTTTGCAAAACTCTGATTCAGTGGCAGCTGGATCCCAATCCAACTCATGCTCTTCAGCTATTTCTTTCAGAAGCTTTAGTTTCTTCTCGGGTGAAGGGGCACGAACTGATAGCAGTTCTATTAACTGAAGTATAATTCAGAGGAATATGTCATAAACGGATAAAGGAGTAAATAATAGTTATCCTCACACTTAAGTCAAACCAAAAGATAGAGTGCATGAAACCTGGCGATTAACACCACAATCTGGCATAAGCTCTGATGCAGCTGATACAAATTCCTTTCCATATTTGGATGTAAATAGCATTTGAACATGCAGCAACTCTGGTAGATCCGCACATCTTGGTGCTGCAAAGCAAACACTGGATATTGCTTCCTTCAGATCTAGAGGACATTCCCTGAAAAATGTTGAGggttatatatattcaattattgAAGATAGCGTGAGTATTGACTGTGAGTAACCAGAAAGCTCTCGTTtgaatagggaaaaaaaaactagaaagcTTCTGATGAGTGTTAGAATTTTTGTTTGAGGTTTACAAGAAATTAATTGCTGAATCTAACAAACCAAGCAGCACGCATATACAATAGCATTCATGAGATTAGCAGGAACAAATGGTGGGAATATTGGGAAGCATAAACAAATTAACAGTCTTAACTAATGTAGAGCTCCAGGAAATTCAAAAGCAAGCTACCAATGACCTTTTATGCAGAGGTAATAAGAAATTGGAATGGTGACTTAACCAATGAAGTAGCTGATATCATGGCATTATGCCAAATGGAGGGAATATTGGGAATCACAGACAAATCAACAGAATGAACTGCAGGAAATTTCCATTAAAACTAAAGATAACTCATTGGACTCATCAAATACTTCTTCAAAAACCATTAcacagtaaaatatgcaaagctTCCGACAACCAATGGCATTGGTGACCTCAATGAATTTGATACCCACAAGGTCATAACCACCAAACTACATCAATTCAGGTGGTGAAGCAACATGTTCAGTCCCAACATTATCTGCAGAGCCCACTAGACCACTACTAAGCTGGAATCAGCAATGAATAAGCTCAGCTTCTTGCAAGTCCTAGCACATGACGACCTTAAATCTATCTGGTGAAAACTGATCCAATGTAATATCAACCCCCTCAAGAGGCAGTTCTAACATTTAAGCTGAAATAATGATTAAAAAGATACATGCAGCTCCATGTCACAAGTTTCAAAGGTAAAGTAGCAGCATGGAGGTCTAATAAAGTACAATAATGTAGTACATACTGAacacattttcacaaaaaaCCACGGGCATGTCATCTACTAACTACTGTTTCCTTTTATACATATGCATGTTTGTACAGAAACTATCTTTTGTGTTCCTCTATTTATTGCctgtttcttctgttttttgctttttcttttcgtcGTCTGTGTGCACATTTATGCGAGGAAGGGGGTTCTAGTGATCAAGTATGCCGATCAACTAATATGGGAATTTTGGTTGATGATATGTATAAAAGTACTTGCTACAATGGAGTCTTTATATGGCACTTTGAATCTTTTCAAACAGATCAAAGTGTTTTTGGTttgatgttaaaaaaattaaacaaacacatATCTTACTGGAGGGGAAATTTGGTGGCTCCTAGAGGGGCAGGATGTGGAGTGCAGTTCCTCTTTGTCTGAAGTGGATCATTTGGCAAAAACAGAATAGTCAGGTATTAACTCTTTGTTTTTATGATCCTAGTATGATGGGATAACAATTCTAGGTAGTATCCAATGCTCTTCATTGCCTTTGATTTTGTTGCTCTTTCTAATGTTAGATTGTAAGAGTGTGATGTGCACTACTGGTGTACCTTTTCAGCTTTTCCAATAAATTTATTACAcaccaagagaaagaaaagaaaaaaaaaaacttatttctcATTGGACACACATTGAATGTAGATTAacttgttaattatttttttcctaaatcaGAGAGCAATTCTTCGGTATTCAGTGTCATAATAATCCAAAACGACCATCATTCTCCAGTTACTCAACACCTCAATTTCTACATAtctctttcaaaattttcctCCAATACATGATCGTAGGCTGTCACTATATAGGTCCGCAAACAAGCACATCCAACATCAGTTACTAACCAAAACCTTAAAACTACTACTTAAATAGAGCCTACATTAAGACAATGCCAGGAATTATCGAACACTTTCTACAAATTTTATACTTTGAAGTTAGCCAACACGCAAATAGATCCAGAACTAAGaccttgtttttgttttaatcatAAACATCAAgactctttttcattttttgggtCATGAATGCAGCCACTTCAGGccaaacagggaaaaaaaatgctaaaggGTAGGATTGTATTCAAAGCCACCCAGAACAGGACTCCATTTAAGTGAGATCAGCACTCGGTAATGACCCTTTTGATTCAAAGTTCAGTGAACTGCCAATGTTGTCGAAGTTTGATACCCCCACTTTTGTCAAACTTCTGAACCACAAGACCGAAGACTTCAACATTTCAATGCATGACTGGTTTCTGACACCTAGGATGTAATCGAATTCAGCTTATAGGTTCACTGCTTTTTTGCTAATTTAACAAAAGCATAATTTGGAACAAGAATCCAACAacataccaattttttttttttttttttttgataggtaacaACATACCAAAATACTAAGTAATCAAAAAGCAAAAATCATAATACAAGACAAGTGGAGCAATTTGtttgattaaaaattaaaacctttGTGATTCAACAATCGGAAGGCGGACTGTAATAAGCTCACAGAACAGCTCAATGATCTCCTGTGCAGCCATCATGTTCTCTTCTCTCACAATATGCTCGACCTGAAAGTGAAATCTCAACAAATCAATTCAATTACCACCCGGCATTGCCACCAAGATCttcatttttccatttttaatttaaagGCAAGGGTTCACATACtttgcataaattttttttttttaaaaaataccgTAGCAAAAAGAAAGCTGATATAGAATATCTAAACGCAGTTATTACCCGAATGCGAGCTGTGGCTTCTTGACCCGTCTCAAGAAGCTTGGCAATGTCTCGGCGCATCTGCTTTATCTGAATCTCTCTCCTATTCCTCAGCAACTTTATCCTCGGAATTGTCAGTTTCAGCAGGGTTTTACTGTTGTGTAATTATATATCAAAGATACACAAGGAATTAAATTTCAACCAAACCCAAAAAGCTTAACTGTTATATATATCACAAGGATTTAGATTTATATATTGCAAACCCAAAAAGCTTTTGAAACAATAAACAAATccccttttttctctttttttaatttacagtACGCAGATTGAATTAACAATTCATGATCCCTTCGTTTAGTAGCCGAGAAACTAAGATAGAAAGGAAATTCTAACTATCGCATGCCCAATAGTTGTACAGGACACAAAAAGGACAAGAAGTCAATCTGaaataaagcagaaaaaactgtgtgtgtgtgagagagagagaaagagaccaTTTGGCAGCTTTGAAGCCCTTGTTGAAGAAGGAGTCGAGCATCGACATGATCCAATCCTTTTCGATCGCAATCAGACCCTGATCCCAAATCgtccaaaaaaaattggatcTTTGATAATCGAGGAAGAGACGGAATCGGATAATTCAAATAGAAGAGGGAGTGGAGGATAGTGGGTACCCAAGACCAAAGAGAGTTTGAGCTTACGGACCAGACGCGGTATCTGTTTCCTTACGAGTGAAGGTAACCACCAAATAAACAAATCGCAGGTGTGAACCGCCCCGCTAGACGCTTGTCATCTCAATTTTTGTGGGACACTTTTGAGCCCTTGAGGATGCTTCTCGCTAACCTACATCTACATGGGGTGTTCCTTTAATGTTACATTTTACCTTCCCTTcccccttcttcttttcttttttatatatatatattttttttacttggaCTTGATTATAGTAGTAAGTATTTGTTGGGAGCTACACAAAAAGAGTTTAGACGGTAAAAACTACAAGCGTTTTCTCAAGTCTGACTTGAGCCATAGTTTGAGTCAGCCACGTGATTATTGTAGTACATATTTGTTGGGAGCTACACAAAAAGAGCTTAGATAGTGAAAACTGCAAGCGTTCTCTCAAGTCTGACTTGAGCCATAGTTTGAGTCAACCACGTGATTATTGTAGTACGTATTTGTTGGGAGCTACACAAAAAGAGCTTAGATAGTGAAAACTGCAAGCGTTCTCTCAAATCTGACTTGAGCCATAGTTTGACTCAGCTCCACCATAACATTAATGAAAACTACTGTAATTTACACTAATCAAACATAGAAATTTTCGTTGCGTGATTCAAACCCATATTTTAGTGTTTGCCTAATTACTTTGAAAATTGTCTTAGGCCATTGAACAACCACCCTAATGGAGAATGTTACATTTTACTTACTTGAGTGCCAAAGCTCAACCTGCCATCATTTCTAAAGGATTTTTAATCTGG is a window of Alnus glutinosa chromosome 4, dhAlnGlut1.1, whole genome shotgun sequence DNA encoding:
- the LOC133865966 gene encoding uncharacterized protein LOC133865966, producing MSMLDSFFNKGFKAAKCKTLLKLTIPRIKLLRNRREIQIKQMRRDIAKLLETGQEATARIRVEHIVREENMMAAQEIIELFCELITVRLPIVESQRECPLDLKEAISSVCFAAPRCADLPELLHVQMLFTSKYGKEFVSAASELMPDCGVNRQLIELLSVRAPSPEKKLKLLKEIAEEHELDWDPAATESEFCKTHEDLLNGSTQFVSGSKLPLPQEKHDETLYSTPEQPYKEQPESDSGFDVLDLPEVPKSSLQSSASVASAPAVFPSFQAAPHPNIGHESPKHSGVIENPSQEPHFEPEEVMQERSVENENEQPSVPVGGGEDKQFLPFISPPSLSSASFSATHSNPPATLSRAKSEANVDLQDVLAAAQAAAESAERAAAAARSAASLAKVRIDELTKKSSDQFVENSCEERFDNDVPDQTGSKENPHFDHQSLFGNSNDVLNSPESHQDGEDFRRSETSSFDTHKVDFDSSLTNDHGFENELAHHQPQRLPSMDDDPYFSYPNLFTSQNSGLGSSAHSSTDNSRSTHEV